The DNA region GCATAAGGCAGATCGCTAaccctaaatttaaaaaaaaatgtcagaAAAGGTGTTGCCCGAGGAGAACCAAATCCTTATCCTGGACGACGACGAAAACATCACTCCACCTTTGGTGATAAACAAAAGTAAGATCTCTCTATCTGAATTAGTCTATTAGATTTATTCTTAATCTAGGCGTCCAAAAATCGGACACAGAATAAAAGATCTTTGCGTTATtgtatagttattttaaatctttctGCCTCGTCATAATTGTTTATTCATTATTCGTTGGCAGCCCGTAAGACAGTCGTCTATTGGGACATGGTGGATTACCCGGTTCCTAAGGATGTCGATGTTGCTTCACTTCATTCCCGTATAGAATCGATTCTTCATGATTTGGGCTGTCAGGAGGTGTCTATCATGGCTTACGGTTACAAGAATTGGTTTTCGGATGAACTGAAACGTAAATTTATGGATGCCAAAATCTTTGTCGATTACTTACCCGAGGGTGAGttaattactttttaatttacttCTATGTCTCCTCTTTATTTACTTATACATATTTACCATCCCAGGAGGTGATGACTTTGCGAGAATGACTTGGATATTAGTGGACATTACTTGTTTGCCAGTGCTATTTCCTAAACCAAATGTTATTGTACTCTCAAAACACATGGAAAAAGAGGCGGTTGGTTGTTTCCAGTTCATGTATATGAACGGTGTTGGTGTTCTCTTATCCAAAACTGAACCTGATTGGCTTCTTCCTGATGAAAGTTCAGCCTTTGAACTTACAAGCCTATTTGAGCATCTTGACTGTGAGAAACCGCAGAGAGAGGATACCCTTGCAAACTCTGTCGACCACCCTCTTGGTGAAAAGACAAATGTATCTTCTTGAAGTTTTATGTTAGTGTCTACTCTGTTTCGTCTTTGAACAGTTGTTACTTCTGGGTTTCTTCCAGATGTTAGCTATACTTTTGGGTATGATGAAATGagattttgttaaatttaatacttatgttttatttttcaattgcaagAGTAGATTTACGCTGGTTTGCTtccgtaatttttattttctttaaaaatgaaGTTGTATAAGAAGTGTTGTAGgcacataaattttatatggaACTGTGATTATGAAGGGAAGCTTTAAAATACACTAGATTCAGATGGCgggtatatatt from Raphanus sativus cultivar WK10039 chromosome 8, ASM80110v3, whole genome shotgun sequence includes:
- the LOC108821266 gene encoding uncharacterized protein LOC108821266, with translation MSEKVLPEENQILILDDDENITPPLVINKTRKTVVYWDMVDYPVPKDVDVASLHSRIESILHDLGCQEVSIMAYGYKNWFSDELKRKFMDAKIFVDYLPEGGDDFARMTWILVDITCLPVLFPKPNVIVLSKHMEKEAVGCFQFMYMNGVGVLLSKTEPDWLLPDESSAFELTSLFEHLDCEKPQREDTLANSVDHPLGEKTNVSS